The Streptomyces sp. SS1-1 genome has a segment encoding these proteins:
- a CDS encoding ATP-dependent 6-phosphofructokinase encodes MRIGVLTAGGDCPGLNAVIRSVVHRAVTQYGDEVIGFEDGFAGLLDGHYRTLDLDAVSGILARGGTILGSSRLERARLREACENAPDIARDFGIDALIPIGGEGTLTAARMLSDAGLPVVGVPKTIDNDISSTDRTFGFDTAVGVATEAMDRLKTTAESHQRVMVVEVMGRHAGWIALESGMAAGAHGICLPERPFDPADLVKMVEERFARGKKFAVICVAEGAHPADGSMDYGKGEIDQYGHERFQGIGTALAFELERRLGKEAKPVILGHVQRGGVPTAYDRVLATRFGWHAVEAAHRGEFGRMTALRGTDIVMVPLAEAVTELKTVPKDRMDEAESVF; translated from the coding sequence ATGCGCATCGGAGTTCTCACCGCAGGCGGCGACTGCCCCGGCCTGAACGCCGTGATCCGGTCGGTCGTGCACCGGGCCGTGACCCAGTACGGCGACGAGGTGATCGGCTTCGAGGACGGCTTCGCGGGCCTGCTCGACGGCCACTACCGCACCCTCGACCTCGACGCGGTCAGCGGCATCCTCGCCCGCGGCGGCACCATCCTCGGCTCCTCCCGGCTGGAGCGCGCGCGGCTGCGCGAGGCCTGCGAGAACGCCCCGGACATCGCCCGTGACTTCGGCATCGACGCGCTCATCCCGATCGGCGGCGAGGGCACGCTGACGGCCGCCCGCATGCTGTCGGACGCGGGCCTGCCCGTGGTCGGCGTCCCCAAGACGATCGACAACGACATCTCCTCGACGGACCGCACCTTCGGCTTCGACACCGCCGTCGGCGTCGCCACCGAGGCCATGGACCGCCTGAAGACCACCGCCGAGTCGCACCAGCGCGTCATGGTCGTCGAGGTCATGGGCCGGCACGCGGGCTGGATCGCCCTGGAGTCCGGCATGGCGGCCGGCGCGCACGGCATCTGCCTCCCGGAGCGCCCGTTCGACCCCGCCGACCTCGTCAAGATGGTCGAGGAGCGCTTCGCCCGCGGCAAGAAGTTCGCCGTGATCTGCGTGGCCGAGGGCGCCCACCCCGCCGACGGCAGCATGGACTACGGCAAGGGCGAGATCGACCAGTACGGCCACGAGCGCTTCCAGGGCATCGGCACCGCCCTCGCCTTCGAGCTGGAGCGCCGCCTCGGCAAGGAGGCCAAGCCCGTCATCCTAGGCCACGTCCAGCGCGGCGGCGTCCCCACCGCCTACGACCGTGTCCTCGCCACCCGCTTCGGCTGGCACGCCGTGGAGGCCGCGCACCGCGGCGAGTTCGGCAGGATGACGGCCCTGCGCGGCACGGACATCGTGATGGTCCCGCTCGCGGAGGCCGTCACCGAGCTCAAGACGGTCCCCAAGGACCGCATGGACGAGGCGGAGTCGGTCTTCTAG
- a CDS encoding helix-turn-helix domain-containing protein, with amino-acid sequence MRRPQAQPNQPSRRSSLRNPPTPPFDAPAARRLRAGLNMGPEHVAYGIRVSYGLPHVTGDLVLAWERELVAPDDGELTALAGVLWCSPGELLGKPRTLREHRVARGLAPEDVARAVGHDLRAYLRMEEHDDWRGTDRQSAALAEVLGLSLPDFITVTGRDGRLADLLRSAVTTRWQAYVRPVAAMAPLDRRLIQDALRELHQEYQGQMTATLSWGAGSGDHSATGRAFLDGIVERFWTAVQGGAP; translated from the coding sequence GTGCGCCGACCGCAAGCTCAGCCGAACCAGCCCTCCCGTCGCTCCAGCCTCCGCAACCCGCCCACCCCGCCGTTCGACGCCCCGGCCGCCCGCCGCCTGAGAGCCGGCCTGAACATGGGGCCCGAGCACGTCGCCTACGGCATACGGGTCTCCTACGGCCTCCCCCATGTCACCGGGGACCTCGTCCTCGCGTGGGAACGCGAACTCGTCGCGCCGGACGACGGCGAACTCACCGCCCTCGCGGGCGTCCTGTGGTGCTCGCCGGGCGAACTGCTCGGCAAGCCGCGGACGTTGCGCGAGCACCGCGTCGCCCGGGGCCTCGCGCCCGAGGACGTGGCCCGTGCCGTCGGGCACGACCTGCGCGCCTATCTGCGCATGGAGGAGCACGACGACTGGCGGGGCACGGACCGCCAGTCCGCCGCGCTCGCCGAGGTGCTCGGACTGTCGCTCCCGGACTTCATCACCGTGACGGGCCGCGACGGGCGCCTGGCCGACCTGCTGCGCAGCGCCGTCACGACGCGCTGGCAGGCGTACGTCCGCCCGGTGGCGGCGATGGCACCGCTGGACCGGCGGCTGATCCAGGACGCGCTGCGGGAGCTGCACCAGGAGTACCAGGGGCAGATGACCGCGACCCTCAGCTGGGGCGCGGGCAGCGGGGACCACAGCGCGACGGGCCGCGCGTTCCTCGACGGGATCGTGGAGCGCTTCTGGACGGCGGTCCAGGGCGGGGCGCCCTGA
- a CDS encoding carbohydrate ABC transporter permease, producing MPRTLSSRRASNRLAADAGLLVVAAAFVLPLAWVVLSALDPHADLRVKLPDGLTLDNFDAVMTPEITFTPLLNSLLLCGGGTLLTVACAALAAYPLSRFRSRFNRPFLLTVLFATSLPITAIMVPVYALFVQVNLIDTVEGTIFFFAASQLPFAIWLMKNFMDGVPKELEEAAWTDGASSLQSLVRIVLPLMGPGVAVVTVFSFVMMWGNFFVPFMLLLTPDQMPAAVSINEFFGNRGTVVYGQLAAFSILYSTPVILLYVLVARRLGGGFALGGAVKG from the coding sequence ATGCCCCGCACGCTCTCGTCCCGCAGGGCCTCCAACCGGCTGGCCGCCGACGCCGGACTGCTGGTGGTGGCCGCCGCGTTCGTGCTCCCGCTGGCCTGGGTGGTGCTGTCCGCCCTGGACCCGCACGCCGATCTGCGGGTGAAGCTCCCGGACGGCCTCACCCTGGACAACTTCGACGCCGTCATGACCCCGGAGATCACGTTCACCCCGCTGCTGAACAGCCTGCTGCTGTGCGGCGGCGGGACGCTGCTGACGGTGGCGTGCGCGGCGCTGGCCGCCTATCCGCTGTCGCGGTTCCGGTCCCGCTTCAACCGGCCGTTCCTGCTGACGGTCCTGTTCGCGACGAGCCTGCCGATCACCGCGATCATGGTGCCGGTGTACGCGCTCTTCGTCCAGGTGAACCTGATCGACACCGTGGAAGGGACGATCTTCTTCTTCGCCGCGTCCCAACTCCCGTTCGCCATCTGGCTGATGAAGAACTTCATGGACGGGGTGCCGAAGGAGCTGGAGGAGGCGGCCTGGACGGACGGGGCGTCGTCGCTGCAGTCCCTGGTGCGGATCGTGCTGCCGCTGATGGGGCCGGGTGTGGCGGTGGTGACCGTGTTCTCGTTCGTGATGATGTGGGGGAACTTCTTCGTCCCGTTCATGCTGCTGCTCACCCCGGACCAGATGCCGGCGGCGGTCAGCATCAACGAGTTCTTCGGCAACCGGGGCACGGTGGTCTACGGGCAGCTGGCCGCGTTCTCGATCCTGTATTCGACGCCGGTGATCCTGCTGTACGTGCTGGTGGCGCGCCGGCTGGGCGGCGGGTTCGCGCTGGGCGGGGCGGTCAAGGGGTAG
- a CDS encoding carbohydrate ABC transporter permease, with protein MKTATDPGLAKGPGPAAVPPRPAARSRRVPLLRVLPLTPAVVLLLLFLAGPIAYCAYIAFTDLQLTGQAEDSFVGFENFTSAFGDDAFLNAVWLTLVFTVLSALVGQNTLGLALAALMRRASKPVRTLVGGIVITAWVLPEVVAGFLLYAFFRREGTLNAVLDWLHLPTQNWLFTLPILAVSFANVWRGTAFSMLVYSAALNEIPQEVTEAAEVDGAGGWRRMWHITLPMIRRSIGTNLMLITLQTLSVFGLIWVMTRGGPGGRSQTLPLFMYEEAFQKSMIGYGTAVALLLLVVGSLFSVVYLRLLRTEV; from the coding sequence ATGAAGACCGCCACCGACCCCGGCCTCGCGAAGGGGCCGGGTCCGGCCGCCGTGCCGCCGCGCCCGGCCGCCCGGTCCCGCCGCGTCCCGCTGCTGCGGGTCCTGCCGCTGACCCCGGCGGTCGTCCTGCTGCTGCTGTTCCTGGCCGGCCCGATCGCGTACTGCGCCTACATCGCGTTCACCGACCTCCAGCTCACCGGGCAGGCCGAGGACTCGTTCGTCGGGTTCGAGAACTTCACCAGCGCGTTCGGCGACGACGCGTTCCTGAACGCCGTCTGGCTCACCCTCGTCTTCACGGTGCTCTCGGCGCTGGTCGGCCAGAACACCCTGGGGCTGGCGCTGGCGGCGCTGATGCGGCGCGCCTCGAAGCCGGTGCGCACGCTGGTCGGCGGCATCGTCATCACGGCGTGGGTGCTGCCGGAGGTCGTCGCCGGCTTCCTGCTGTACGCCTTCTTCCGCCGCGAGGGCACCCTGAACGCGGTGCTGGACTGGCTGCATCTGCCCACCCAGAACTGGCTGTTCACCCTGCCGATCCTGGCGGTGTCCTTCGCGAACGTCTGGCGGGGCACGGCGTTCTCGATGCTGGTGTACTCGGCGGCCCTGAACGAGATCCCGCAGGAGGTCACCGAGGCCGCGGAGGTCGACGGGGCGGGGGGCTGGCGCCGGATGTGGCACATCACGCTGCCGATGATCCGGCGTTCCATCGGCACGAACCTGATGCTGATCACCCTCCAGACGCTGTCCGTGTTCGGGCTGATCTGGGTGATGACCCGGGGCGGTCCGGGCGGCCGCAGCCAGACGCTGCCGCTGTTCATGTACGAGGAGGCGTTCCAGAAGAGCATGATCGGCTACGGCACCGCGGTCGCCCTGCTGCTGCTCGTGGTGGGCTCGCTGTTCTCGGTGGTCTATCTGCGTCTGCTGCGCACGGAGGTCTGA
- a CDS encoding extracellular solute-binding protein, producing MPVRPTAALPPLLAAALAAATLTACGGGSGSDPDTVKVSFKQSTDNSVKVMDTYLADIKKQFEKANPGKKVELVPIKAPDSEYYTKLQQMLRSPKTAPDLVYEDTFLINSDITSGYLKPLDPYLAKWRDWDRFIDTAKAAARGEDGKTYGVPDGTDTRGLWFDKGIFAKAGLPADWRPRTWDDVLDAARAIKEKVPGVTPLNVYTGKPAGEAATMQGFEMLLYGTGDGTSDPLYDKASKKWIAGGKGFRDALAFVETVYREKLGPDVSDALDPNIGTRVRGELLPEGRLGIDLDGSWLPQDWLEGSGHEWPEWSKKLGLAPMPTQNGQAPGKVSMSGGWTWAIPAKAGNPDLAFEFVKTMQSKANAQKWYIANSGIAVREDVAADPAYVKAQPGIKFFTDLVASTHYRPAYPAYPKVSTAIQEAMEGVTTGDVSVEDAAKAYDEELKSATDGQVIEK from the coding sequence ATGCCCGTGCGCCCCACCGCCGCCCTCCCCCCACTCCTCGCCGCGGCCCTCGCCGCCGCCACGCTCACCGCGTGCGGCGGCGGTTCCGGCAGCGACCCGGACACCGTGAAGGTCTCCTTCAAGCAGTCCACGGACAACTCCGTGAAGGTGATGGACACCTATCTCGCGGACATCAAGAAGCAGTTCGAGAAGGCGAACCCCGGCAAGAAGGTCGAGCTCGTCCCCATCAAGGCCCCGGACTCGGAGTACTACACCAAGCTCCAGCAGATGCTCCGCTCCCCCAAGACCGCCCCCGACCTGGTCTACGAGGACACCTTCCTCATCAACTCGGACATCACCAGCGGGTACTTGAAGCCGCTCGACCCGTATCTCGCGAAGTGGCGGGACTGGGACCGGTTCATCGACACCGCGAAGGCCGCCGCCCGGGGTGAGGACGGCAAGACGTACGGCGTCCCCGACGGCACCGACACCCGGGGGCTCTGGTTCGACAAGGGGATCTTCGCCAAGGCGGGCCTCCCCGCCGACTGGCGGCCGAGGACCTGGGACGACGTCCTCGACGCGGCCCGCGCCATCAAGGAGAAGGTCCCCGGCGTCACGCCCCTCAACGTCTACACCGGCAAGCCCGCCGGTGAGGCCGCCACCATGCAGGGCTTCGAGATGCTGCTGTACGGCACCGGCGACGGCACCTCGGACCCGCTCTACGACAAGGCGTCCAAGAAGTGGATCGCCGGTGGAAAGGGCTTCCGTGACGCCCTCGCGTTCGTGGAGACCGTCTACCGGGAGAAGCTGGGGCCGGACGTCTCGGACGCCCTCGACCCCAACATCGGTACCCGGGTCCGCGGTGAGCTGCTGCCCGAGGGCAGGCTCGGCATCGACCTCGACGGCTCCTGGCTGCCGCAGGACTGGCTGGAGGGCAGCGGCCACGAGTGGCCGGAGTGGTCGAAGAAGCTGGGCCTCGCCCCCATGCCCACACAGAACGGGCAGGCGCCCGGCAAGGTGAGCATGTCCGGCGGCTGGACATGGGCGATCCCCGCCAAGGCGGGCAACCCCGACCTCGCGTTCGAGTTCGTGAAGACCATGCAGAGCAAGGCGAACGCGCAGAAGTGGTACATCGCCAACTCGGGGATCGCGGTCCGCGAGGACGTCGCCGCCGACCCCGCGTACGTCAAAGCCCAGCCCGGCATCAAGTTCTTCACCGACCTCGTGGCGTCCACGCACTACCGGCCCGCCTACCCGGCGTACCCGAAGGTCTCCACCGCGATCCAGGAGGCCATGGAGGGCGTGACGACGGGTGACGTGTCGGTGGAGGACGCGGCGAAGGCGTACGACGAGGAGCTGAAGTCGGCGACGGACGGCCAGGTGATCGAGAAGTGA
- a CDS encoding response regulator: MTADAGQPIRVLVVEDDPVAADAHVMYVGRVPGFVAVGQARTGTEARRALERTPVDLLLLDLHLPDVHGLQLARSLRAAGHHADVIAVTSARDLAVVREGVSLGVVQYVLKPFTFATLRDRLVRYAEFHAAVGEASGQDEVDRALAALRAPGPAALPKGLSGPTLERVTGAVRDADGGLTAAGVAEAVGISRITARRYLEHLVDAGRAERKPVYGQVGRPELVYWWVPGPGTSR, translated from the coding sequence ATGACGGCGGATGCCGGGCAGCCGATCCGGGTGCTGGTGGTGGAGGACGACCCGGTCGCCGCGGACGCGCACGTGATGTACGTCGGCCGGGTGCCGGGGTTCGTCGCCGTCGGTCAGGCGCGCACGGGCACGGAGGCGCGCCGAGCGCTGGAGCGCACGCCGGTTGATCTGCTGCTGCTGGATCTGCATCTGCCGGATGTGCACGGGCTGCAGCTGGCCAGGTCGCTGCGGGCCGCCGGGCATCACGCGGACGTGATCGCGGTGACGTCGGCCCGGGATCTGGCGGTGGTGCGCGAGGGCGTGTCGCTGGGCGTGGTGCAGTACGTGCTGAAGCCGTTCACCTTCGCGACGCTGCGGGACCGGCTGGTGCGGTACGCGGAGTTCCACGCGGCGGTCGGCGAGGCGAGCGGGCAGGACGAGGTGGACCGGGCGCTCGCCGCGCTGCGGGCACCGGGCCCGGCCGCGCTCCCGAAGGGCCTGAGCGGTCCGACGCTGGAGCGGGTGACCGGCGCGGTGCGGGACGCGGACGGCGGGCTGACGGCGGCCGGGGTCGCCGAGGCCGTCGGGATCTCCCGGATCACGGCCCGCCGCTATCTGGAGCACCTGGTGGACGCGGGCCGCGCCGAACGCAAGCCGGTGTACGGGCAGGTGGGGCGGCCGGAGCTGGTGTACTGGTGGGTCCCGGGGCCGGGGACGAGCCGGTAG
- a CDS encoding sensor histidine kinase, whose translation MRIPVPRPRSLAGQLFAMQAVLIAVLFSGYAVFTYLSDRGQAEDAAGRQAAAVAQSIADAPSTRDALRTGDPTATLQPYALRVQRDAEVDFVTIMNPRGIRWTHPDERQIGQHFRGHTERALRGEPFTETYTGTLGPSVRAVVPIYDGGTGREHIVGLVSAGIRVEEISKRVQEQLTALIGGAAGALTLGAVGTYVINARLRRHTHGMNAAELSRMHDYHQAALHAVREGLLMLDGQFRVALINDGGRELLGVGDVVGRSVAELGLPAPLTGALLASEPRVDEVHLTEERVLVVNTSPVSGGERRGTVVTLRDVTELQSVMGELDSERGFTQALRSQAHEAANRLHTVVSLIELGRAEEAVEFATAELELAQALTDQVVAAVSEPVLAALLLGKTAQANERGVELVVSEDSRLDDGLLSDALPARDLVTVLGNLIDNAVDAAQGSAGARVTVTAYAGDGELVLRVTDTGTGVDPAHAEAVFRRGFTTKPAGPGGRGLGLALVRQVVTRHQGALSVTRAEDGGAVFEVRLRLADEGAGAAVPAHGASVEDAVAVRGDV comes from the coding sequence ATGCGTATCCCCGTCCCCCGACCGCGCAGCCTGGCGGGGCAGCTGTTCGCCATGCAGGCCGTGCTGATCGCGGTGCTGTTCTCCGGGTACGCGGTCTTCACCTACCTCAGCGACCGCGGGCAGGCCGAGGACGCGGCGGGCCGGCAGGCCGCGGCGGTGGCGCAGTCCATCGCCGACGCCCCGTCCACGCGGGACGCCCTGCGCACCGGGGATCCGACGGCCACGCTCCAGCCGTACGCGCTGCGGGTGCAGCGGGACGCCGAGGTCGACTTCGTCACGATCATGAATCCGCGCGGGATCCGCTGGACCCACCCCGACGAGCGGCAGATAGGGCAGCACTTCCGGGGGCACACCGAGCGCGCGCTGCGCGGGGAGCCGTTCACGGAGACCTACACCGGCACCCTCGGCCCGTCGGTGCGGGCGGTGGTGCCGATCTACGACGGCGGCACCGGCCGCGAGCACATCGTGGGCCTGGTCAGCGCGGGCATCCGGGTCGAGGAGATCAGCAAGCGGGTGCAGGAGCAGCTGACCGCCCTGATCGGCGGGGCGGCGGGCGCGCTGACGCTGGGCGCGGTCGGCACGTACGTGATCAACGCCCGGCTGCGCCGGCACACCCACGGGATGAACGCGGCCGAGCTGAGCCGGATGCACGACTACCATCAGGCCGCCCTGCACGCGGTGCGGGAGGGGCTGCTGATGCTGGACGGGCAGTTCCGGGTGGCGCTGATCAACGACGGCGGCCGGGAGCTGCTGGGGGTGGGTGACGTGGTGGGCCGGTCGGTCGCGGAGCTGGGGCTGCCGGCGCCGCTGACGGGGGCGCTGCTCGCGTCCGAGCCCCGGGTGGACGAGGTGCACCTGACCGAGGAGCGGGTGCTGGTGGTGAACACCTCGCCGGTCTCCGGCGGTGAGCGGCGCGGCACGGTGGTGACGCTGCGCGATGTGACGGAGCTGCAGTCGGTGATGGGCGAGCTGGACTCTGAGCGGGGTTTCACGCAGGCGCTGCGCTCGCAGGCGCACGAGGCGGCGAACCGGCTGCACACGGTGGTGTCGCTGATCGAGCTGGGGCGGGCCGAGGAGGCGGTGGAGTTCGCCACGGCCGAGCTGGAGCTGGCGCAGGCGCTGACGGATCAGGTGGTCGCGGCGGTGAGCGAGCCGGTGCTGGCGGCGCTGCTGCTCGGCAAGACGGCGCAGGCGAACGAGCGGGGCGTGGAACTCGTCGTGTCGGAGGACAGCCGGCTCGACGACGGGCTGCTGAGCGACGCGCTGCCCGCCCGGGATCTGGTGACGGTGCTGGGCAATCTGATCGACAACGCCGTGGACGCGGCGCAGGGAAGTGCGGGGGCGCGGGTGACGGTGACGGCGTACGCCGGGGACGGCGAGCTGGTCCTGCGGGTGACGGACACCGGCACCGGGGTGGACCCCGCCCACGCCGAGGCGGTGTTCCGGCGCGGGTTCACCACGAAACCGGCCGGTCCGGGCGGCCGGGGCCTGGGCCTGGCGCTGGTCCGGCAGGTCGTGACCCGGCACCAGGGCGCGCTGTCGGTGACGCGGGCCGAGGACGGCGGGGCGGTCTTCGAGGTGCGGCTGCGCCTGGCGGACGAGGGCGCCGGGGCGGCCGTGCCCGCGCATGGCGCTTCCGTCGAGGACGCGGTGGCCGTGCGAGGTGACGTATGA
- a CDS encoding cation:dicarboxylate symporter family transporter, producing the protein MAAASSPDTAPAAPVARRDRTHYLYIAVIIAVALGITVGLAAPDFAVELKPIGTGFVALIKMMISPIIFCTIVLGIGSVRKAAKVGAVGGIALGYFLVMSLVALAIGLVVGNILEPGSGLAVTDAVKDVGQAQVDAEAKDTTEFLLGIIPTTIVSAFTSESVLQTLLIALLAGFALQAMGSAGEPVLRGVQHIQRLVFRILAMVMWAAPIGAFGAIAAVTGSAGVDALKSLAVLMLGFYVTCFLFIFIVLGALLRIVAGLNIFTLCKYLGREFLLILSTSSSESALPRLIAKMEHLGVSKPVVGITVPTGYSFNLDGTMIYMTMASLFIADAMGTPMSIGEQIPLLLFLLVASKGAAGVTGAGLATLAGGLQSHKPALVDGIGLIVGIDRFMSEARALTNFAGNAVATVLIGTWTKEIDRERVDQVLAGAIPFDEKTLLDDHGTEGEPAAAGAPGQDGEKELAKA; encoded by the coding sequence GTGGCCGCCGCCAGTTCCCCCGATACGGCACCTGCCGCACCCGTCGCCAGACGGGACCGCACGCACTACCTCTACATCGCGGTGATCATCGCGGTGGCCCTCGGCATCACCGTGGGCCTGGCCGCGCCGGACTTCGCCGTCGAGCTGAAGCCCATCGGGACGGGCTTCGTCGCGCTGATCAAGATGATGATCTCGCCGATCATCTTCTGCACGATCGTGCTGGGCATCGGCTCCGTGCGGAAGGCCGCCAAGGTCGGCGCGGTCGGCGGCATCGCGCTCGGCTACTTCCTGGTGATGTCGCTGGTCGCCCTCGCCATCGGGCTCGTCGTCGGCAACATCCTGGAGCCGGGCTCCGGCCTCGCGGTCACCGACGCCGTCAAGGACGTCGGCCAGGCGCAGGTCGACGCCGAGGCGAAGGACACCACCGAGTTCCTGCTCGGCATCATCCCCACCACGATCGTCTCCGCCTTCACCTCCGAGTCGGTCCTGCAGACCCTGCTGATCGCGCTGCTCGCCGGTTTCGCCCTGCAGGCCATGGGCTCGGCCGGGGAGCCGGTCCTGCGCGGGGTGCAGCACATCCAGCGGCTCGTCTTCCGCATCCTCGCCATGGTGATGTGGGCCGCGCCGATCGGTGCCTTCGGCGCCATTGCCGCCGTCACCGGATCCGCCGGAGTGGACGCGCTCAAGAGCCTCGCCGTGCTGATGCTCGGTTTCTACGTGACCTGCTTCCTGTTCATCTTCATCGTGCTCGGCGCGCTGCTGCGGATCGTCGCCGGTCTCAACATCTTCACGCTCTGCAAGTACCTGGGCCGTGAGTTCCTGCTGATCCTGTCGACTTCGTCCTCGGAGTCCGCCCTGCCGCGCCTCATCGCCAAGATGGAGCACCTCGGCGTCAGCAAGCCCGTCGTCGGCATCACCGTCCCGACCGGCTACTCCTTCAACCTCGACGGCACCATGATCTACATGACCATGGCGTCCCTGTTCATCGCGGACGCCATGGGCACCCCGATGTCGATCGGCGAGCAGATCCCGCTGCTGCTGTTCCTGCTGGTCGCCTCCAAGGGCGCCGCCGGTGTCACGGGCGCCGGGCTCGCCACCCTGGCGGGCGGTCTGCAGTCCCACAAGCCGGCCCTCGTGGACGGCATCGGCCTGATCGTCGGCATCGACCGCTTCATGAGCGAGGCCCGCGCCCTGACGAACTTCGCGGGCAACGCCGTCGCCACGGTGCTCATCGGCACCTGGACGAAGGAGATCGACCGCGAGCGGGTCGACCAGGTCCTCGCCGGTGCCATCCCGTTCGACGAGAAGACTCTGCTCGACGACCACGGCACCGAGGGCGAGCCCGCGGCGGCCGGGGCGCCGGGACAGGACGGCGAGAAGGAGCTCGCGAAGGCGTGA
- a CDS encoding MerR family transcriptional regulator, with translation MRIGELAARAGTTTRTLRYYESRGLLPARRGANGHRVYDEGDLRLLRQIRTLQDFGFDLEETRPFVECLRAGHPDGDTCPASLAVYRRKLDELDALIGELRAVRAKIGLRLALAEGEPPLCELGGRDL, from the coding sequence ATGCGAATCGGCGAGCTGGCCGCACGGGCCGGGACCACGACGCGCACCCTGCGCTACTACGAGTCGCGCGGGCTGCTGCCCGCCCGGCGCGGCGCCAACGGGCACCGGGTGTACGACGAGGGCGATCTGCGGTTGCTGCGGCAGATCAGGACGCTGCAGGACTTCGGGTTCGACCTGGAGGAGACGCGGCCGTTCGTGGAGTGCCTGCGGGCCGGGCACCCGGACGGCGACACCTGTCCGGCCTCGCTCGCGGTGTACCGGCGCAAGCTGGACGAGCTGGACGCGCTGATCGGCGAGCTGCGGGCCGTGCGCGCCAAAATCGGGCTGCGGCTGGCGCTGGCCGAGGGCGAACCACCGTTGTGCGAACTGGGAGGGCGGGACCTGTGA
- a CDS encoding thioredoxin family protein → MTEVTDADFAAEVIGAELPVLVEFTADWCPPCRQMGPVLGALAAQEGERLKVVQLDVDTNPLTTNAYKVLSMPTFIVFRGGEPVKAMVGARAKRRLLEELADVL, encoded by the coding sequence GTGACCGAGGTGACGGACGCGGACTTCGCGGCGGAGGTGATCGGGGCGGAGCTGCCGGTGCTGGTGGAGTTCACCGCCGACTGGTGCCCGCCGTGCCGGCAGATGGGGCCGGTGCTCGGCGCGCTGGCCGCCCAGGAGGGGGAGCGGCTGAAGGTGGTCCAGCTCGACGTGGACACCAATCCGCTGACGACCAACGCCTACAAGGTGCTGTCCATGCCGACCTTCATCGTGTTCCGCGGCGGTGAGCCGGTGAAGGCGATGGTCGGCGCACGGGCCAAGCGGCGGCTGCTGGAGGAACTGGCCGACGTGCTCTGA